A genomic stretch from Nitrobacter winogradskyi Nb-255 includes:
- a CDS encoding superoxide dismutase — protein sequence MTFTLPNLPYSHDALAPHMSKETLEYHHDKHHQAYVTNGNNAIKGTEFEGKSLEDIVRSSYGKSASVGVFNNAGQHYNHLHFWNWMKPNGGGDKLPGRLEKKIIEDFGSLEKFKADFAAAGAGQFGSGWAWLQVKNGKLEVSKTPNAENPLIHNATPILGCDVWEHSYYIDYRNRRPDYLKAFLDHLVNWDYVDQLYSKVA from the coding sequence ATGACCTTTACGCTTCCGAACCTGCCATATTCCCATGACGCGCTCGCGCCCCATATGTCCAAGGAAACCTTGGAATATCATCATGATAAGCACCATCAGGCTTACGTGACCAACGGTAATAACGCGATCAAGGGGACCGAGTTCGAGGGCAAGTCGCTCGAGGATATCGTGAGAAGCTCGTACGGCAAGAGCGCGTCCGTGGGCGTGTTCAACAACGCCGGCCAGCACTACAATCACCTGCATTTCTGGAACTGGATGAAGCCCAACGGCGGCGGCGACAAGCTTCCCGGTCGCCTCGAGAAGAAGATCATCGAGGATTTCGGCAGCCTAGAGAAATTCAAAGCTGATTTCGCCGCAGCCGGCGCCGGACAGTTCGGTTCGGGCTGGGCATGGCTTCAGGTGAAGAACGGCAAGCTGGAAGTATCCAAGACTCCGAACGCCGAAAACCCGCTGATTCACAACGCGACCCCCATTCTCGGCTGCGACGTCTGGGAGCACTCCTACTACATCGACTATCGCAACCGCCGTCCGGACTATCTCAAGGCGTTCCTCGATCATCTCGTGAACTGGGATTACGTGGATCAACTTTACTCCAAGGTCGCCTGA
- a CDS encoding heavy metal translocating P-type ATPase yields the protein MNTAGRPGSKSGNGCGCSGEKQAASPAAASPESSCCGDREATHDHHAHDHDSDNHHEQHHGHADAMTDGKAVDPVCGMTVDPRTSKHRFDYQDTTYHFCCAGCRTKFAAAPRSYLDKSRAPPPADLPEGTIYICPMDPEVRQVGPGACPICGMALEPELVSLDDAPNPELANMSRRFWIGLILALPVITLDMGAHIAGAHGWIDQTLSNWIQLAFATPVVFWAGWPFFVRGWQSLTTRNLNMFTLIAMGTGVAYLYSLAATMTPAIFPPAFRGADGAVAVYFEAAAVITILVLLGQVLELRAREATSGAIKALLDLAPKTARRVDEQGADHDVALGEVAVGDRLRVRPGEKVAVDGLIIEGRSSLDESMVTGESMPVAREAGSKVIAGAINRSGSFIMRAEKVGRDTLLSRIVQMVAQAQRSRAPIQRLADRVAGWFVPAVIAAAVVAFAVWSFVGPEPRLAFGLVAAVSVLIIACPCALGLATPMSIMVGVGRGAQAGVLIRNAEALERMEKVDTLVVDKTGTLTEGKPKVVAVEAVEGIEKDDLLRLAATVERSSEHPLADAIVAAATERGLALGEVQEFDAPAGKGVIGKVAGKTVLVGSAAFLESRNVAVRDMAPLADDLRDDGATVVNVAFDGRLAGLLAIADPVKASTRAALKALAGDGIRVIMLTGDNRTTANAIARQLGIADVEADVLPEQKSAVVARLQNEGRVVAMAGDGINDAPALAAADVGIAMGTGTDIAMESAGVTLLGGDLTGLVRARRLSEATMRNIRQNLFFAFMYNAAGIPIAAGVLYPVFGLLLSPIVAAAAMALSSVSVVGNALRLRATRL from the coding sequence ATGAACACAGCAGGGCGACCAGGGTCCAAAAGCGGGAACGGCTGCGGCTGCTCCGGGGAAAAGCAGGCTGCATCACCCGCCGCTGCATCGCCCGAGTCCAGCTGCTGCGGCGACAGGGAAGCGACTCATGACCACCATGCGCATGACCACGACTCGGATAACCATCACGAGCAGCACCACGGTCATGCCGATGCGATGACCGATGGAAAAGCTGTCGATCCGGTCTGCGGCATGACGGTCGATCCGCGGACCAGCAAGCATCGCTTCGATTATCAGGATACGACGTATCACTTCTGCTGCGCCGGCTGCCGGACCAAGTTCGCCGCCGCGCCGCGGTCCTATCTCGACAAGTCCAGGGCGCCGCCGCCGGCGGACCTGCCGGAAGGCACGATCTACATTTGCCCGATGGATCCGGAGGTTCGCCAGGTTGGCCCCGGCGCCTGTCCGATCTGCGGCATGGCGCTGGAGCCCGAGCTTGTGTCGCTGGACGACGCGCCCAACCCTGAACTCGCAAATATGTCGCGCCGGTTCTGGATCGGGTTGATTCTCGCGCTGCCTGTAATCACGCTGGACATGGGCGCGCATATCGCCGGAGCGCACGGCTGGATAGATCAAACGCTGTCGAACTGGATTCAACTGGCGTTCGCGACGCCGGTGGTGTTCTGGGCCGGCTGGCCTTTTTTCGTACGCGGCTGGCAATCGCTGACGACGCGCAACCTGAACATGTTCACGCTGATCGCGATGGGTACCGGTGTGGCTTATCTCTACAGCCTTGCCGCCACCATGACGCCTGCGATTTTCCCGCCCGCCTTTCGCGGGGCTGATGGCGCGGTCGCGGTGTATTTCGAGGCGGCGGCTGTCATCACGATCCTGGTGCTGCTCGGGCAGGTGCTTGAGTTGCGCGCGCGCGAGGCAACTTCCGGCGCTATCAAGGCGCTGCTTGATCTTGCGCCGAAGACCGCGCGCCGGGTCGATGAGCAAGGCGCGGACCACGACGTGGCGCTCGGCGAGGTGGCTGTCGGCGACCGGCTCCGGGTTCGTCCCGGTGAGAAGGTGGCGGTGGACGGCCTGATCATCGAGGGGCGCTCCTCCCTCGATGAATCGATGGTGACCGGTGAATCCATGCCGGTTGCCAGGGAAGCGGGCTCAAAAGTGATCGCCGGCGCCATCAACCGGTCCGGCAGTTTCATCATGCGGGCGGAGAAGGTCGGACGCGACACGCTGTTGTCGCGGATCGTGCAGATGGTGGCGCAGGCGCAGCGGTCCCGCGCTCCGATCCAGCGGCTGGCCGATCGGGTGGCTGGCTGGTTCGTGCCCGCCGTCATCGCCGCGGCCGTCGTGGCGTTTGCGGTCTGGTCCTTCGTCGGCCCCGAGCCGCGCCTGGCCTTCGGCCTGGTCGCCGCGGTGAGCGTGCTGATCATCGCCTGCCCATGCGCGCTCGGGCTCGCCACGCCGATGTCGATCATGGTGGGCGTCGGACGCGGCGCGCAGGCCGGTGTGCTGATCAGGAACGCCGAAGCGCTCGAGCGCATGGAGAAAGTCGACACGCTGGTGGTCGACAAGACCGGCACCCTGACCGAGGGCAAGCCCAAGGTTGTCGCCGTCGAGGCTGTGGAAGGTATCGAAAAAGATGATCTGCTGCGCCTTGCCGCAACCGTCGAGCGATCCAGCGAGCATCCGCTGGCGGACGCCATCGTAGCCGCGGCGACGGAGCGCGGTCTGGCGCTGGGCGAGGTGCAGGAGTTCGATGCTCCGGCCGGAAAGGGCGTGATCGGAAAGGTCGCGGGAAAGACCGTGCTGGTCGGCTCGGCCGCGTTTCTCGAATCCCGGAATGTCGCTGTTCGGGACATGGCCCCATTAGCCGATGACCTGCGCGATGACGGAGCCACCGTCGTCAATGTCGCGTTTGACGGCAGGCTGGCAGGTCTGCTCGCGATCGCTGATCCCGTGAAAGCCTCAACGCGAGCGGCCCTGAAAGCGCTGGCGGGCGACGGCATCAGGGTCATCATGCTGACCGGCGACAACCGCACCACCGCTAACGCGATCGCCAGGCAGCTTGGTATTGCCGATGTCGAGGCCGATGTTCTTCCCGAACAGAAGAGCGCCGTCGTCGCCCGGCTTCAGAATGAGGGGCGCGTCGTGGCGATGGCTGGAGACGGCATCAATGATGCGCCGGCGCTGGCCGCCGCCGATGTCGGAATCGCCATGGGCACCGGGACCGATATCGCCATGGAGAGCGCCGGCGTGACGCTGCTCGGCGGAGATCTGACGGGCCTGGTTCGCGCCCGCCGCCTTTCCGAGGCGACCATGCGCAATATCCGGCAGAATCTGTTCTTTGCTTTTATGTACAATGCCGCCGGGATTCCGATCGCGGCCGGTGTGCTCTATCCGGTCTTTGGCCTACTGCTATCGCCGATCGTGGCCGCCGCCGCCATGGCGTTGTCGTCGGTAAGCGTCGTCGGCAACGCGTTGCGGCTGCGCGCCACGCGACTGTGA
- a CDS encoding metallophosphoesterase family protein: protein MFRFIHSSDLHLGKRFGNFSGDLPSRLREARHAVIGRLAQHAREQSAATILLAGDVFDTETPASDVRRQALTEMAHHAPIRWVILPGNHDSLQATQLWTTLGAEAPDNIILAVEPRPIELAADVVLLPAPCTTRRPGRDLTEWMDSEATPEGTIRLGLAHGAIQSFSEEAVASDVIAPDRARRAGLAYLALGDWHGAMEVGPRTRYSGTPEPDRFKHDHPGEASLVSIAGPSALPEVTPLATAGFAWRTLKLHVLDGEDPASALQALLPEARLRRQTLARVMATGRSRLPARAALTRAIESATPDFSFLELDEAGLVTECEVEDLDRIDRAGALREAANALLAEAGDESRSATERETARAALARLYSYAQVVAS from the coding sequence ATGTTCCGTTTCATCCATTCGAGCGACCTGCATCTCGGCAAGCGCTTTGGCAACTTCTCCGGCGACCTGCCGAGCCGGCTGCGTGAGGCGCGGCATGCGGTGATCGGCCGGCTCGCGCAACATGCACGCGAGCAAAGCGCGGCCACGATCCTGCTCGCGGGCGATGTGTTCGATACCGAGACGCCCGCTTCGGATGTCCGCCGTCAGGCGCTGACCGAAATGGCGCATCACGCCCCGATCCGATGGGTGATCCTGCCCGGCAACCACGATTCGCTGCAGGCGACGCAGCTCTGGACCACGCTGGGAGCGGAAGCGCCCGACAACATCATTCTCGCGGTGGAGCCACGCCCGATCGAACTGGCGGCGGATGTCGTGCTCCTGCCCGCGCCCTGCACGACGCGCCGTCCCGGCCGCGATCTCACTGAATGGATGGACAGCGAGGCGACGCCGGAAGGCACCATCCGCCTCGGCCTCGCCCACGGCGCGATCCAGAGTTTTTCCGAGGAGGCGGTCGCGTCCGACGTGATCGCGCCGGACCGGGCCCGGCGCGCCGGCCTCGCCTATCTGGCGCTCGGCGACTGGCACGGCGCGATGGAGGTCGGCCCGCGCACCCGCTACAGCGGTACGCCCGAGCCGGACCGGTTCAAGCATGACCATCCCGGCGAAGCCTCGCTGGTCAGCATCGCCGGCCCCTCCGCCCTGCCCGAGGTGACGCCGCTGGCCACGGCCGGCTTCGCCTGGCGCACGCTGAAACTGCATGTGCTCGACGGAGAAGATCCCGCGTCGGCGCTGCAGGCGCTGTTGCCGGAGGCGCGGCTCCGCCGACAGACACTCGCGCGCGTCATGGCGACGGGCCGCAGCCGCCTGCCGGCACGCGCGGCGCTGACGCGCGCCATCGAAAGCGCGACGCCGGATTTTTCCTTCCTGGAGCTTGACGAGGCTGGCCTTGTGACGGAATGCGAGGTGGAAGACCTCGACCGGATCGATCGCGCCGGAGCGCTTCGTGAAGCCGCGAACGCGCTGCTGGCCGAAGCCGGAGATGAAAGCCGTTCCGCCACCGAGCGCGAGACCGCGCGCGCCGCCCTCGCCCGTCTCTATTCCTATGCGCAGGTGGTCGCGTCATGA
- a CDS encoding metal-sensitive transcriptional regulator, protein MRDNIKISCRKRLSRIEGQVRGLSRMVEEDRYCIDIVTQISAVRAALRRVEEEVLKDHVAHCVEHAITSGNKTDQRRKISELMAVIERASR, encoded by the coding sequence ATGCGCGACAATATCAAGATATCCTGCCGCAAGCGCCTCAGCCGGATCGAAGGCCAGGTTCGCGGACTGTCCCGGATGGTGGAAGAAGACCGTTATTGTATCGACATCGTGACGCAGATATCGGCGGTCCGCGCCGCGCTCCGGCGCGTCGAGGAAGAAGTGCTGAAGGATCATGTCGCGCATTGCGTCGAGCACGCGATCACCAGCGGCAACAAGACCGATCAGCGACGCAAGATATCCGAGCTGATGGCCGTCATCGAACGGGCGAGCCGGTAG
- a CDS encoding DUF2147 domain-containing protein, translating to MLVRSGFVIAVLAAMLSVADAQTAADPTGVWLTQAGDAKVRVSRCGGGLCGVIVWLRNPIDPATGRPAVDDKNHNPALSRRPMIGLPLFRGMSPTGPNKWSGSIYNADDGNTYASNVSVAGPGALRVEGCVGALCSGEVWTRSRR from the coding sequence ATGCTCGTGCGATCCGGATTTGTTATTGCAGTTCTTGCCGCCATGTTATCCGTCGCCGACGCACAGACAGCGGCCGACCCCACCGGCGTCTGGTTGACACAAGCGGGTGACGCCAAGGTTCGCGTCAGCAGATGCGGCGGCGGCCTTTGCGGCGTCATCGTCTGGTTGCGCAACCCGATCGATCCCGCGACAGGAAGACCCGCCGTCGACGATAAAAATCACAATCCCGCACTGTCCAGGCGACCGATGATCGGACTGCCGCTGTTCCGGGGCATGTCGCCGACCGGTCCCAACAAATGGTCAGGATCGATCTACAATGCCGATGATGGCAATACCTATGCCAGCAACGTCTCCGTCGCGGGCCCCGGCGCGCTGCGCGTGGAAGGCTGCGTCGGCGCGCTGTGCAGCGGAGAGGTCTGGACGCGGTCTCGCCGCTGA
- a CDS encoding DUF3320 domain-containing protein: MHSANCDDRQDVGVDVAEDTAEDTKAPVIVADVAASFTYASYQNAIPVIRSLLIENVSDRHFENCTLDLSSSPSFLRPKTWTIDRLLPGDKIPLSDRKVELDAGYLAGLNEAERGEITLRLSLREEVLDERRLPVRLLARDEWGGVADMAQLLPAFAMPNDPAVAPILLAAAERLAAHGHPSGLDGYQSQDPKRAYMLTAAAYSAIAGMGLHYAEPPASFENLGQKIRRPGTIAEQRLATCLDTTLLFAAALEAAGLHPVILMFRGHAAAGVWLTKRTFAQAIETDQMEVRKALASRELVVFETTGVTHRPASTFDSAQQALDRRLAEEEAHAFVAAIDIRRSRSGGITPLASHEPIADSTVDDDTAPVPALPLPAAPTFGELPVEAIEVKPTTAAGRIDRWQKKLLDLTLRNRLLNFPDTKKTIPFLCTDIAYLEDRLANGAAIRIISLPEQNPLGERDATIYREVHGRDLQRGFAAEALLRDELPSPLEAQQLEARLIDLYRQVRNDFAEGGANTLFLAVGFLRWKKKPEDERSYRAPLLLVPVKLERRSASSRFTIRFHEDEPRFNATLLQFLERVFDLTLPQFGGDLPLDDNGVDVPRLLAMMRQAIRDVPGMEVVDETALSTFSFAKFLMWKDLVERTEALRENRVVRHLIDTPEQAFSEGDGQTTFPDERELDRVYAPANIICLLPADSSQTAASLAAAEGRDFVIVGPPGTGKSQTIANMIANCLAVGKTVLFVAEKTAALDVVYRRLREHGLGNHCIELHSNKADRRHFLGQLKAAWEHGGRTDASEWVEINERLRLRRDELNAYVEALHKRYPNGWTPYHALGIALNAADAPAPAFSWPERDAHDAQTLRDLEELAAELGLVFASIERQPSLDLVDVADWSSGWQDSLLTAATSLRNAIDLLASSFEGYAAVLGLKPRERLSQTELQDLAALATALQKSRDRDITIASDREFALCAQALDGLGRSISDYREAERGLSASYGASAIRDLDPADLQRQWREANASFWPGAMLGKRKIQKLLQAYAAGGTADPERDLPLLRRMKKCLSAIDENLLVTKPLPVNGLDTDLESVANIIELARELRDALCLPNIEQDDLRSIGRSVAACLRGAAEDDRVRRAGDRLLAAIQGLESAGRRFSDLSGRDIQPGQNGSDLSTVREKLAALANTQHLLRDWAAWCRVRSRALASSLASLVERIEKGEVRPGEARVAFRLGYARWWLPKVLDADPVLRNFRRFQHENTIKEFREIDDLVRAHATRRVIGAIAHGLPPVQSVPRNSELGLLRHQMELQRPSQSIRDMIGRMPQSFSRLAPCMLMSPLSIAQYLPPNQALFDVVIFDEASQITTWDAVGAIARARQTIIVGDPKQLPPTNFFGRNEDDDEEIADYEKDLESILDEAKAAGIPVRDLRWHYRSRSESLIAFSNHHYYQNRLVTFPSPSVEDRAVQLRKVPHGVYDRGKSRTNKIEAEAVVKEAVARMKAWLRLPEKERPTLGVITFNAQQQSLILDRLDAARRDDAEIEWFFAEERVEPAIVKNLENVQGDERDVILFSITFWKDAAGILKMDFGALNRDGGERRLNVAVTRARQELIVFSGFTADQIDTSRTKAIAVQHLKTFLNYAERGAIALPAQDDGSVGGFDSPFEEAVAAQLERRGWMVVPQVGISGFRIDLGIRHPDLAGAYLAGVECDGATYHGSATARDRDKVREQVLRGLGWNILRVWSTDWWFDAAGCAGRLHAGLTSLLDQSRARRAAEQEEIATHWDMGHNVEGIDEIRDDEAAAIVDEVMPPPAPAETERVSVESPAESCKVKATTAQPDVHPMPADIPDKRQYHVTDLSSFKADPDQFFEFGYRDTLRGMIEAVIETESPLRTDILAKRISRAYGWLRTGGRIREQIDLHLRGYDTTHESSGEFIWKKGAVVDVLAYRQPVDEDARRAVADIPLAELASVALDNPDLLDDTDPVRYLARLLGVERLAAVSRARLDEAITRARQHITTVQPSG, encoded by the coding sequence ATGCACAGCGCAAATTGCGATGATCGACAAGATGTCGGGGTCGATGTTGCGGAGGATACTGCGGAAGATACCAAGGCCCCTGTAATCGTTGCGGATGTCGCAGCCAGCTTTACATACGCATCCTACCAGAATGCGATTCCGGTTATCCGATCCCTGCTGATCGAGAACGTAAGCGACCGGCATTTCGAGAACTGCACGCTTGACCTGTCCTCTTCGCCTTCGTTTCTGAGACCGAAAACGTGGACCATCGATCGGCTGCTGCCCGGGGACAAGATTCCCTTGAGCGACCGGAAGGTCGAACTGGATGCCGGTTATCTTGCGGGTCTCAACGAGGCGGAACGCGGCGAGATCACGCTACGCCTTTCCTTGAGAGAAGAGGTCCTTGACGAGCGGCGCCTTCCCGTCAGGCTGCTTGCGCGTGATGAATGGGGCGGCGTCGCCGATATGGCGCAACTGCTGCCGGCCTTCGCGATGCCGAACGACCCGGCTGTGGCCCCGATCCTGCTGGCCGCGGCGGAACGGCTTGCCGCGCATGGCCATCCGAGCGGACTGGATGGGTACCAATCGCAGGACCCCAAGCGTGCCTATATGCTGACGGCGGCCGCCTATTCAGCGATTGCCGGGATGGGGCTGCACTATGCCGAGCCACCCGCGAGCTTTGAGAACCTTGGCCAGAAGATCCGGCGTCCCGGCACGATCGCCGAGCAACGGCTGGCGACCTGCCTCGACACCACGCTGCTTTTCGCCGCCGCGCTGGAAGCCGCCGGATTGCACCCGGTCATCCTGATGTTCCGTGGACACGCGGCAGCCGGCGTGTGGTTGACCAAAAGGACCTTCGCCCAGGCGATCGAGACCGACCAGATGGAGGTTCGCAAGGCGCTGGCGTCGCGCGAACTGGTCGTCTTCGAGACCACCGGCGTGACCCATCGCCCTGCTTCGACCTTCGACAGTGCGCAGCAGGCGCTGGATCGCCGTCTCGCGGAGGAAGAAGCCCACGCTTTTGTCGCGGCGATCGACATCAGGCGATCCCGAAGCGGTGGAATCACGCCGCTCGCCTCGCATGAGCCGATCGCGGATAGTACCGTCGATGACGATACGGCTCCCGTCCCGGCTCTACCGCTTCCCGCAGCCCCGACTTTCGGCGAGCTGCCGGTCGAAGCGATCGAGGTGAAGCCGACCACCGCCGCCGGCCGCATCGACCGCTGGCAGAAGAAGCTGCTCGACCTGACCCTCCGCAACCGGCTTCTCAATTTTCCGGACACTAAGAAGACGATCCCGTTTCTCTGCACCGATATCGCCTATCTTGAAGACCGGCTCGCGAACGGCGCCGCCATCCGGATCATATCGTTGCCGGAGCAGAACCCGCTCGGCGAACGCGACGCGACGATCTATCGTGAGGTTCACGGACGCGATCTTCAGCGCGGCTTCGCGGCCGAAGCGCTGCTCAGGGACGAGCTTCCCTCACCGCTGGAGGCGCAACAACTCGAGGCGCGGCTGATCGATCTCTATCGGCAGGTCCGCAACGATTTTGCCGAAGGTGGAGCGAACACTCTCTTTCTCGCCGTCGGTTTCCTGCGCTGGAAGAAGAAGCCGGAAGATGAGCGCAGCTATCGCGCGCCGCTTCTGCTGGTCCCGGTGAAGCTCGAACGCCGCAGCGCGAGTTCGCGTTTCACCATTCGCTTCCATGAGGATGAGCCACGCTTCAACGCGACCCTGCTGCAATTCCTGGAGCGGGTTTTCGACCTGACGCTCCCCCAGTTCGGCGGCGACCTGCCGCTCGACGATAACGGTGTGGATGTGCCGCGCCTTCTCGCCATGATGCGCCAGGCCATCCGCGATGTGCCGGGCATGGAGGTGGTCGACGAGACGGCTTTGTCGACCTTCTCCTTTGCGAAATTCCTCATGTGGAAGGATCTGGTCGAACGCACCGAGGCGCTTCGCGAGAACCGGGTGGTCCGCCACCTGATCGACACGCCTGAGCAGGCCTTTTCGGAAGGCGACGGACAAACGACATTCCCCGACGAACGCGAGCTCGATCGCGTTTATGCGCCGGCGAACATCATCTGCCTTCTTCCCGCGGATTCGTCGCAGACGGCGGCGAGCCTCGCGGCGGCCGAGGGACGCGATTTCGTCATCGTCGGCCCGCCCGGCACGGGCAAGAGCCAGACCATCGCCAACATGATCGCGAACTGCCTCGCGGTCGGAAAGACGGTGCTGTTCGTGGCCGAAAAGACCGCCGCGCTCGACGTCGTCTATCGACGGCTGCGCGAACATGGCCTCGGAAATCACTGCATCGAATTGCACTCGAACAAGGCTGACCGCAGGCATTTCCTCGGACAGCTCAAGGCGGCCTGGGAGCATGGAGGCCGAACCGATGCGTCCGAATGGGTGGAGATCAACGAGCGTCTTCGACTGCGCCGCGACGAGCTGAATGCTTATGTCGAAGCCCTGCACAAGCGCTATCCGAACGGATGGACGCCCTATCATGCGCTGGGAATCGCGCTCAATGCCGCGGACGCTCCGGCGCCGGCCTTTTCATGGCCGGAACGGGATGCTCATGACGCGCAGACTCTGCGCGATCTTGAAGAACTCGCCGCCGAACTCGGCCTTGTCTTCGCGTCGATCGAACGGCAGCCGTCGCTGGATCTCGTCGACGTCGCCGACTGGAGCTCGGGCTGGCAGGACAGCCTGCTGACGGCGGCAACATCCCTGCGGAACGCGATCGATCTGCTGGCCAGTTCGTTCGAAGGCTATGCCGCCGTCCTTGGTCTGAAGCCTCGGGAACGGCTGTCACAAACCGAGCTTCAGGATCTGGCGGCCCTTGCAACGGCACTTCAGAAAAGTCGCGACCGCGACATCACGATCGCTTCCGATCGGGAGTTTGCCCTGTGCGCCCAAGCATTAGACGGTTTAGGCAGGTCCATCAGCGATTACCGCGAAGCGGAGCGAGGCCTCAGCGCTTCCTATGGCGCCTCCGCCATTCGCGATCTCGACCCGGCGGACTTGCAGCGGCAGTGGCGTGAGGCAAATGCTTCCTTCTGGCCCGGCGCGATGCTCGGCAAGCGCAAGATCCAGAAGCTGCTGCAAGCCTATGCCGCCGGTGGCACCGCCGATCCTGAAAGGGATCTTCCGTTGCTCCGGCGCATGAAGAAATGCCTTTCGGCAATCGACGAAAACCTGCTGGTGACGAAGCCGTTGCCGGTCAATGGTCTGGACACCGATCTTGAATCGGTCGCGAACATCATTGAACTTGCGCGGGAGCTTCGGGATGCCTTGTGCTTGCCGAATATAGAGCAAGACGACCTTCGTTCGATCGGCCGCTCCGTCGCCGCCTGCCTGCGCGGCGCGGCGGAAGACGACAGGGTGCGGCGAGCCGGGGACAGGCTTCTCGCTGCAATCCAGGGCCTGGAGAGCGCGGGCCGGCGTTTCTCGGACCTGTCGGGCCGCGACATTCAGCCCGGACAGAACGGAAGCGACCTCTCGACAGTGCGGGAGAAACTTGCGGCCCTCGCGAACACGCAGCATCTGTTGCGCGACTGGGCGGCCTGGTGCCGCGTCAGGAGCCGGGCGCTGGCGTCCAGCCTTGCTTCGCTGGTCGAGCGGATCGAGAAGGGAGAGGTCCGGCCCGGTGAAGCGCGCGTTGCGTTTCGCCTCGGTTATGCCCGGTGGTGGCTTCCCAAAGTTCTCGATGCCGATCCGGTCCTGCGGAATTTCCGGCGTTTCCAGCACGAGAACACCATCAAGGAATTCCGTGAGATCGACGATCTCGTGCGCGCGCACGCCACCCGTCGCGTGATCGGCGCGATCGCGCATGGTTTGCCGCCCGTGCAGAGCGTCCCGCGCAATTCCGAGCTCGGGCTGCTCCGCCACCAGATGGAGTTGCAGCGCCCCAGCCAGTCTATACGCGACATGATCGGCAGGATGCCGCAGAGCTTTTCCCGGCTCGCGCCCTGCATGCTGATGTCGCCGCTCTCCATCGCACAGTATCTTCCGCCCAATCAGGCGCTCTTTGACGTCGTGATCTTCGACGAGGCCTCGCAGATCACGACCTGGGACGCGGTTGGCGCCATCGCGCGAGCGCGCCAGACCATCATCGTCGGCGACCCCAAGCAGTTGCCGCCGACAAACTTCTTTGGACGCAACGAAGATGACGACGAGGAGATCGCCGACTACGAGAAGGATCTGGAGAGCATTCTCGACGAGGCCAAAGCCGCCGGCATACCGGTCCGCGATTTGAGATGGCATTATCGCAGCCGAAGCGAATCCCTGATCGCCTTCTCAAACCATCACTATTACCAGAACCGCCTGGTGACCTTTCCCTCGCCGTCCGTCGAAGACCGGGCGGTGCAACTGCGCAAGGTGCCGCATGGTGTCTACGACCGCGGCAAGAGCCGGACCAACAAGATCGAGGCCGAAGCGGTCGTCAAGGAAGCCGTGGCGCGCATGAAGGCCTGGCTGAGGCTTCCCGAAAAAGAGCGGCCGACGCTCGGCGTGATCACATTCAACGCACAGCAGCAGTCGCTGATTCTCGATCGTCTCGATGCCGCGCGCCGTGACGATGCCGAGATTGAGTGGTTCTTTGCCGAGGAGCGGGTCGAGCCGGCCATCGTCAAGAATCTCGAAAACGTGCAGGGCGACGAGCGGGACGTGATCCTTTTCTCGATCACTTTCTGGAAGGATGCCGCCGGCATACTCAAGATGGATTTCGGCGCGCTCAACCGCGACGGCGGCGAGCGGCGCCTCAACGTCGCCGTGACCCGCGCGCGGCAGGAACTCATCGTGTTTTCGGGCTTCACGGCCGACCAGATCGACACGTCCCGGACCAAGGCGATCGCCGTGCAGCACCTCAAGACATTCCTCAACTACGCCGAACGCGGCGCGATCGCCCTGCCCGCCCAGGATGACGGGTCTGTCGGCGGCTTCGATTCCCCCTTCGAGGAAGCGGTCGCTGCACAACTGGAGCGACGCGGCTGGATGGTCGTGCCGCAGGTCGGGATTTCCGGCTTTCGCATCGACCTCGGCATTCGCCATCCTGATCTGGCCGGAGCCTATCTCGCAGGCGTTGAATGTGACGGCGCCACCTATCACGGATCGGCCACCGCAAGGGACCGCGACAAGGTTCGTGAGCAAGTGTTGAGAGGGCTGGGCTGGAATATCCTCCGCGTGTGGTCGACGGACTGGTGGTTCGATGCCGCGGGCTGCGCCGGGCGGTTGCACGCCGGCCTCACAAGCCTGCTGGACCAAAGCCGAGCGCGCCGCGCCGCCGAGCAGGAAGAGATCGCGACCCATTGGGACATGGGACACAACGTGGAGGGGATCGACGAGATTCGCGACGACGAGGCCGCAGCCATCGTTGACGAGGTGATGCCGCCTCCGGCGCCCGCTGAAACCGAACGCGTATCGGTGGAGTCGCCGGCAGAGTCTTGCAAGGTCAAAGCGACCACGGCGCAACCGGATGTTCATCCGATGCCGGCCGACATTCCGGACAAACGGCAATACCACGTCACCGATCTCTCCAGCTTCAAAGCGGATCCGGATCAGTTCTTCGAATTCGGCTATCGCGACACGCTGCGAGGCATGATCGAGGCCGTCATCGAAACCGAAAGCCCTTTGCGCACGGACATTCTCGCCAAAAGAATTTCACGGGCGTATGGCTGGCTGCGCACAGGCGGGCGCATCAGGGAGCAGATCGATCTGCACCTGCGCGGTTACGACACGACGCACGAATCGAGCGGCGAGTTCATCTGGAAAAAGGGAGCCGTGGTCGACGTTCTGGCCTATCGGCAGCCAGTCGACGAGGATGCGCGGAGGGCGGTCGCGGATATTCCACTTGCCGAACTGGCCTCCGTGGCGCTCGACAATCCTGACCTGCTGGACGACACGGACCCCGTGCGCTATCTGGCGCGTCTCCTCGGCGTCGAACGCCTTGCGGCGGTATCCCGCGCCCGCCTCGACGAAGCGATCACAAGAGCCCGCCAGCATATCACGACCGTTCAGCCATCCGGATAG